From the Amycolatopsis thermoflava N1165 genome, one window contains:
- a CDS encoding thiolase family protein: MTEAYVLDAIRTPFGRYGGALAGIRPDDLAAHVLRELASRNDLDPATVDEVVLGDANQAGEDNRNVARMAALLAGWPTSVPGTTVNRLCGSGLDAVMQASRTIATGDASLVVAGGVESMTRAPMILLKPEKAYSPAAQTLHSSTLGWRMVNPEMPEQWTISLGESTERLAEKYGISREAQDEFALRSHQNAAKAWDAGFYDHHVVPVPGTDLTRDEGIRADSTLEKLGKLKPAFRKNGTITAGNASPLNDGASAVLLGDQAAADRLGKTPLARIAGRGAAGVDPDVFGIGPVRAAEIALERAGIGWEQLAAVELNEAFAAQCLSCFADWPKLDPSIVNVNGGAIAIGHPLGASGGRILASLAYELRRRGGGYGLAAICIGVGQGLAVVLEA; encoded by the coding sequence ATGACCGAGGCATACGTTCTCGATGCCATCCGGACCCCGTTCGGCCGCTACGGCGGCGCCCTGGCGGGAATCCGTCCCGACGACCTCGCCGCGCACGTGCTGCGTGAGCTGGCGTCCCGCAACGACCTCGACCCCGCCACGGTGGACGAGGTCGTGCTCGGCGACGCCAACCAGGCGGGCGAGGACAACCGCAACGTGGCGCGCATGGCCGCGCTGCTCGCGGGCTGGCCGACCTCGGTGCCCGGCACCACCGTGAACCGGCTCTGCGGCTCCGGCCTGGACGCGGTCATGCAGGCCAGCCGCACCATCGCGACCGGCGACGCGTCGCTGGTTGTCGCGGGCGGCGTGGAGTCGATGACCCGCGCGCCGATGATCCTGCTCAAACCGGAGAAGGCGTACTCCCCGGCGGCGCAGACCCTGCATTCGAGCACCCTCGGCTGGCGCATGGTCAACCCGGAGATGCCCGAGCAGTGGACGATCTCGCTGGGTGAGAGCACCGAGCGGCTGGCCGAGAAGTACGGCATCAGCCGCGAGGCGCAGGACGAGTTCGCGCTGCGCAGTCACCAGAACGCGGCGAAGGCGTGGGACGCGGGCTTCTACGACCACCACGTCGTGCCCGTCCCCGGCACCGACCTGACCCGCGACGAGGGCATCCGCGCCGACTCGACGCTGGAGAAGCTGGGCAAGCTCAAGCCGGCGTTCCGCAAGAACGGCACCATCACCGCGGGCAACGCCTCGCCGCTCAACGACGGCGCGTCCGCCGTCCTGCTGGGCGACCAGGCCGCGGCCGACCGGCTCGGCAAGACGCCGCTGGCCCGCATCGCCGGGCGCGGCGCGGCGGGCGTCGACCCGGACGTGTTCGGCATCGGCCCGGTGCGGGCGGCGGAGATCGCGCTGGAGCGCGCCGGGATCGGCTGGGAGCAGCTGGCCGCGGTCGAGCTGAACGAGGCGTTCGCCGCGCAGTGCCTGTCCTGCTTCGCCGACTGGCCCAAGCTCGACCCGTCGATCGTGAACGTCAACGGCGGCGCGATCGCGATCGGGCACCCGCTGGGCGCCTCCGGCGGCCGCATTCTCGCGTCGCTGGCCTACGAGCTGCGCCGCCGCGGCGGTGGCTACGGGCTGGCCGCGATCTGCATCGGCGTGGGCCAGGGGCTCGCGGTCGTGCTGGAAGCGTGA
- the pcaH gene encoding protocatechuate 3,4-dioxygenase subunit beta, which produces MAAPTSNKLILPRYRRDPEGTHPPLDSPGYRSTALRHPKQPLVLLPQMLTEVTGPLLGPGRLGEFDNDLTRQHAEEPQGQRILVHGRLLDGDGRGIPNSLIEIWQANAGGRYRHIGDNWPAPLDPNFDGVGRTITDSAGRYEFTTIKPGAYPWKNHDNAWRPAHIHFSVFGQAFTQRLVTQMYFPDDPLFFQDPIFNSIPDEKARQRMISRFDYSRTTDHWALAFEFDIVVRGREQSVFENEEEEDE; this is translated from the coding sequence ATGGCAGCACCGACGAGTAACAAGCTGATCCTGCCGCGCTACCGGCGGGACCCGGAGGGCACGCACCCACCGCTGGACTCACCGGGCTACCGGTCGACGGCCCTGCGGCACCCGAAGCAGCCGCTCGTTCTGCTGCCGCAGATGCTCACCGAGGTGACCGGCCCGCTGCTCGGTCCCGGCCGCCTCGGTGAGTTCGACAACGACCTGACCCGCCAGCACGCGGAAGAGCCGCAGGGGCAGCGGATCCTGGTGCACGGTCGCCTGCTCGACGGTGACGGCCGGGGCATCCCGAACTCGCTGATCGAGATCTGGCAGGCCAACGCGGGCGGCCGCTACCGGCACATCGGCGACAACTGGCCCGCGCCGCTGGACCCGAACTTCGACGGCGTCGGCCGCACCATCACCGACTCGGCGGGCCGGTACGAGTTCACCACCATCAAGCCGGGCGCGTACCCGTGGAAGAACCACGACAACGCTTGGCGGCCCGCGCACATCCACTTCTCGGTGTTCGGCCAGGCGTTCACGCAGCGCCTGGTGACGCAGATGTACTTCCCGGACGACCCGCTGTTCTTCCAGGACCCGATCTTCAACTCGATCCCGGACGAGAAGGCGCGGCAGCGGATGATCTCGCGGTTCGACTACAGCCGCACGACCGACCACTGGGCGCTGGCCTTCGAGTTCGACATCGTGGTGCGCGGCCGCGAGCAGTCGGTGTTCGAGAACGAGGAAGAGGAAGACGAATGA
- the pcaG gene encoding protocatechuate 3,4-dioxygenase subunit alpha, with translation MTTPSQTVGPYLAIGLPWEDGPTVVPEGTEGAVWIRGTVTDGEGNPVPDAMIETWQADPQGRFDHPDDPRGRVPGFRGFGRCPTKPDGSYEILTLLPGAIPGENGATQAPHIDVSVFARGLLNRVVTRIYFPENTEANAADAVLNSVPEDRRGTLIAAKTDDGYRFDVRLQGGAETVFFDV, from the coding sequence ATGACGACCCCTTCGCAGACCGTCGGCCCCTACCTCGCGATCGGCCTGCCCTGGGAGGACGGCCCGACGGTGGTGCCCGAGGGCACCGAGGGCGCGGTGTGGATCCGCGGCACCGTCACCGACGGCGAGGGCAACCCGGTCCCGGACGCGATGATCGAGACCTGGCAGGCCGATCCGCAGGGCCGCTTCGACCACCCGGACGACCCGCGCGGCCGCGTTCCCGGCTTCCGCGGGTTCGGCCGCTGCCCGACCAAGCCGGACGGCAGCTACGAGATCCTGACCCTGCTGCCCGGCGCGATCCCGGGCGAGAACGGCGCGACGCAGGCCCCGCACATCGACGTGTCGGTGTTCGCGCGCGGGCTGCTGAACCGGGTCGTCACGCGCATCTACTTCCCGGAGAACACCGAGGCCAACGCCGCCGACGCGGTATTGAACTCGGTGCCGGAGGACCGGCGCGGCACACTGATCGCCGCCAAGACCGACGACGGGTACCGCTTCGACGTGCGTCTCCAGGGTGGGGCTGAGACAGTGTTCTTCGATGTCTGA
- the pcaB gene encoding 3-carboxy-cis,cis-muconate cycloisomerase has product MSDLFDPMLAAGPVRDEVSDAAWLRGLLDAEAALAEAEADAGVIPREHADRIAAVARDGQFDAAAIGAKSVGVGNPAAPLVRELTAQVGGEAGRVVHLGATSQDIVDTAAMLVSARAVDVLLGEVEACADRLAELAREHAGTVQAGRTLLQQALPVTFGFQLAGWLSGLDAAADRLRAQRFAVQLGGATGTLASLGEQGPAVLAAFARRLGLAEPAMPWHTERTRIAELAGALGSLSGVVAGASRSLVLLAQTEVGEIAEVAEGSGGSSTMPHKRNPVAAVAAAAAAQQAPGLVATLLGAMAQEHQRAAGSWHAEWRPLTELLRSTGSAVHWLRTSLDRLQVDADRMRANVDLTRGALLSERVTTALAAETGRLEAHDAVSACTRRALAGEGELADLLAEDALVGKHLSRERIGELLDPAGYLGSARDFVERVLEKRKGTS; this is encoded by the coding sequence ATGTCTGACCTGTTCGACCCGATGCTCGCCGCCGGGCCGGTCCGCGACGAGGTCTCCGACGCCGCCTGGCTGCGGGGCCTGCTCGACGCGGAAGCGGCGCTGGCGGAGGCGGAGGCGGACGCGGGCGTGATCCCGCGCGAGCACGCCGACCGGATCGCCGCCGTGGCTCGTGACGGGCAGTTCGACGCCGCCGCGATCGGTGCGAAGTCGGTCGGCGTCGGCAATCCCGCCGCGCCGCTCGTGCGGGAGCTGACCGCGCAGGTCGGCGGCGAGGCGGGCCGGGTGGTGCACCTCGGCGCGACCAGCCAGGACATCGTGGACACCGCGGCGATGCTGGTGTCCGCGCGTGCGGTGGACGTGCTGCTCGGCGAGGTGGAGGCGTGCGCGGACCGGCTCGCCGAGCTGGCGCGGGAGCACGCCGGCACTGTCCAAGCGGGACGGACGTTGCTGCAGCAGGCGCTGCCGGTGACGTTCGGGTTCCAGCTCGCCGGCTGGTTGTCCGGGCTGGACGCGGCCGCGGACCGGTTGCGGGCGCAGCGGTTCGCTGTGCAGCTCGGCGGGGCCACCGGCACATTGGCGTCGCTCGGTGAGCAGGGGCCGGCCGTGCTGGCGGCCTTCGCACGCAGGCTCGGGCTTGCGGAGCCGGCAATGCCGTGGCACACCGAGCGGACGCGCATCGCGGAACTCGCCGGTGCGCTCGGTTCGTTGTCGGGTGTGGTCGCCGGTGCGTCGCGGTCGCTGGTGCTGCTGGCGCAGACCGAGGTCGGTGAGATCGCCGAGGTCGCCGAGGGCAGCGGCGGCTCGTCCACCATGCCGCACAAGCGGAACCCGGTCGCCGCGGTGGCGGCCGCGGCGGCCGCGCAGCAGGCGCCCGGGCTGGTCGCGACCCTGCTCGGCGCGATGGCGCAGGAGCACCAGCGCGCCGCCGGTTCGTGGCACGCCGAGTGGCGGCCGCTGACGGAACTGCTGCGCAGCACCGGATCCGCCGTGCACTGGCTGCGCACGAGCCTCGACCGGCTCCAAGTGGACGCGGACCGGATGCGCGCGAACGTCGACCTCACGCGTGGCGCGCTGCTGTCCGAGCGGGTCACGACCGCGCTCGCGGCGGAGACCGGGCGGCTCGAAGCACACGACGCCGTGAGCGCGTGCACTCGCCGCGCGCTGGCCGGTGAGGGTGAGCTGGCCGACCTGCTGGCCGAGGACGCCTTGGTGGGCAAGCACCTGTCCCGCGAGCGCATCGGCGAGCTGCTGGACCCGGCCGGTTACCTGGGGAGCGCGCGTGACTTCGTCGAACGGGTGCTGGAGAAGCGAAAGGGGACTTCGTGA
- the pcaD gene encoding 3-oxoadipate enol-lactonase, with product MKVHYETAGDGDVVVLSNSIGSNLRMWEPQVKPLTDNGFRVVRYDTRGHGQSPVPPGPYSIADLGRDVVELLDTLGVESAHFVGLSLGGMTGAWLGQHAPSRIRSLALTFTSVNPGNVDMWTGRAKQVRAEGMATIAEGSIGRWFTPDWISANPELAEELRQMTATTPAEGYASCCEAIAGLDLTAGLGTITAPTLVISGADDAALPPSHGQVIADGIPGAKFEVIDHAAHLGSYQQAGKFTELLLEHLKGAR from the coding sequence GTGAAGGTCCACTACGAGACCGCGGGCGATGGTGACGTCGTCGTCCTGAGCAATTCCATCGGCAGTAACCTGCGCATGTGGGAGCCGCAGGTGAAGCCGTTGACGGACAACGGTTTCCGCGTCGTCCGGTACGACACCCGGGGCCACGGGCAGTCGCCGGTGCCGCCAGGGCCGTACTCGATCGCCGACCTCGGCCGTGACGTCGTCGAGCTGCTGGACACGCTCGGCGTCGAGTCCGCGCACTTCGTCGGGCTGTCGCTGGGCGGGATGACCGGCGCCTGGCTCGGGCAGCACGCGCCGTCGCGAATCCGGTCGCTGGCACTGACATTCACCTCGGTCAACCCCGGCAACGTCGACATGTGGACCGGGCGGGCGAAGCAGGTGCGCGCCGAGGGCATGGCGACGATCGCCGAGGGCAGCATCGGCCGCTGGTTCACACCGGACTGGATCTCGGCGAACCCGGAACTGGCCGAGGAGCTGCGGCAGATGACAGCGACCACCCCGGCCGAGGGCTACGCGTCGTGCTGCGAGGCCATCGCCGGGCTCGACCTGACCGCCGGGCTGGGCACGATCACCGCCCCGACCCTGGTGATCTCGGGAGCCGACGACGCCGCGCTGCCGCCCTCGCACGGGCAGGTCATCGCCGACGGCATCCCCGGTGCGAAGTTCGAGGTGATCGACCACGCGGCCCACCTGGGCAGCTACCAGCAGGCAGGCAAGTTCACCGAACTGCTCCTGGAGCACCTGAAGGGGGCGCGATGA
- the pcaC gene encoding 4-carboxymuconolactone decarboxylase, giving the protein MSDELYDAGMKVRREVLGDAHVDRATANATEFTQKFQDYITRAAWGSIWTREGLDRKTRSCITLAVLTALHCHGEIAMHVRAAVGNGLTADEIGEVLLHAGVYAGVPAANEAFAIAQKTLAEMGEPTAQPRAH; this is encoded by the coding sequence ATGAGCGACGAGCTGTACGACGCGGGCATGAAGGTCCGGCGTGAGGTGCTGGGCGACGCGCACGTCGACCGCGCCACCGCCAACGCGACCGAGTTCACGCAGAAGTTCCAGGACTACATCACCCGCGCCGCCTGGGGCTCGATCTGGACGCGCGAGGGCCTGGACCGCAAGACCCGCAGCTGCATCACGCTGGCCGTGCTCACCGCGCTGCACTGCCACGGCGAGATCGCGATGCACGTCCGCGCCGCCGTCGGCAACGGGCTGACCGCCGACGAGATCGGCGAGGTGCTGCTGCACGCCGGCGTGTACGCGGGGGTGCCTGCGGCCAACGAGGCATTCGCCATCGCGCAGAAGACACTGGCCGAGATGGGAGAGCCCACCGCCCAGCCGCGCGCCCACTAA
- a CDS encoding IclR family transcriptional regulator — MESTERGAHHVQSLERGLAVIRAFGAGAPELTLSDVARSTGLTRAAARRFLLTLVDLGYVRTDGKYFSLTARVLELGYAFLSSMTLPEVAQPHLERLSAEVRESSSVSVLEGADIVYVARVAVSRIMTVSINVGTRFPAYATSMGHVLLAGLDDEGFARYLEQAELQRLTSHTLTSPAALRAELAAVRQQGWALVDQELEEGLRSVAAPIRDRQGRVVAAVNVSTHASRTPRETVIEEMVPPLLAAAKRIEDDLAVAPAQARRG; from the coding sequence ATGGAATCAACCGAGCGCGGCGCGCACCACGTCCAGTCGCTGGAACGCGGCCTGGCCGTGATCCGCGCGTTCGGCGCCGGGGCGCCCGAGCTGACGCTGTCCGACGTGGCGCGCTCGACCGGCCTGACCCGCGCCGCGGCCCGGCGGTTCCTGCTCACGCTCGTGGACCTCGGGTACGTGCGCACGGACGGGAAGTACTTCTCGCTGACCGCGCGCGTGCTGGAACTCGGCTACGCGTTCCTGTCCAGCATGACCCTGCCCGAGGTCGCGCAGCCGCACCTGGAGCGGTTGTCCGCGGAGGTGCGCGAGTCGAGTTCGGTGTCCGTACTGGAGGGCGCCGACATCGTCTACGTCGCGCGGGTCGCGGTGTCCCGGATCATGACGGTGAGCATCAACGTCGGCACCCGGTTCCCCGCCTACGCCACCTCGATGGGGCACGTGCTGCTCGCCGGGCTCGACGATGAGGGGTTCGCCCGGTACCTGGAGCAGGCCGAGTTGCAGCGCCTGACCTCGCACACGCTCACCTCGCCCGCCGCGTTGCGGGCCGAGCTGGCGGCGGTCCGGCAGCAGGGCTGGGCGCTGGTCGACCAGGAGCTGGAGGAGGGGCTGCGGTCGGTCGCGGCGCCGATCCGGGACCGGCAGGGCCGCGTCGTGGCGGCGGTGAACGTGTCCACTCACGCCAGCCGCACCCCGCGGGAGACGGTGATCGAGGAGATGGTGCCGCCGCTGCTGGCCGCCGCGAAGCGCATCGAGGACGACCTGGCCGTCGCACCCGCGCAGGCGCGCCGTGGCTGA
- a CDS encoding NTP transferase domain-containing protein, producing MAECAGLLLAAGAGRRMGRPKALVELDGEPLLRRALRVLTDGGCAPVRVVVGAQADEVRALLPDPSWAVESPDWASGMGASLRAGLRALPEASAVLVHLVDLPGVDARIVSRLRALASVEVVARAAYDGVPGHPVLFGRRWWDEVAESASGDRGARDWLRGRTDLRLVECADLGGGQDVDTPADLRR from the coding sequence GTGGCTGAGTGCGCCGGGTTGCTGCTGGCGGCCGGCGCCGGGCGGCGGATGGGGCGTCCGAAGGCGCTGGTCGAACTGGACGGGGAACCGTTGCTGCGCCGGGCTTTGCGCGTGCTGACCGACGGTGGCTGCGCGCCGGTGCGGGTGGTGGTGGGCGCGCAGGCCGACGAGGTGCGGGCGTTGCTGCCGGATCCGTCGTGGGCCGTTGAGTCGCCCGACTGGGCCAGCGGGATGGGCGCGTCGCTGCGGGCCGGGCTGCGCGCGTTGCCGGAAGCGTCGGCCGTGCTGGTGCACCTGGTCGACCTGCCCGGAGTGGACGCCCGCATCGTGTCGCGGCTGCGGGCGCTGGCATCGGTGGAGGTGGTCGCGCGCGCCGCGTACGACGGCGTGCCGGGGCATCCGGTGCTGTTCGGGCGCCGCTGGTGGGACGAGGTCGCGGAGAGCGCTTCGGGCGACCGCGGAGCCCGCGACTGGCTCCGCGGCCGCACCGACCTGCGGCTGGTGGAGTGCGCCGACCTGGGCGGCGGCCAGGACGTGGACACCCCAGCGGACCTCCGACGCTAG
- a CDS encoding tautomerase family protein codes for MPHLTVHVLESDLAGRETELIEGLTEAIVAVYGEWAREIAVVRLVGVPSNRWGIGGKPASAPAPSVIFGIREAAFERPDADAIVARLVAGVTDAIVAVFGERVRAGLTVELVGTPAGRTGVGGVVAA; via the coding sequence ATGCCTCATCTGACCGTGCACGTCCTGGAGAGCGACCTGGCCGGACGTGAGACCGAGCTGATCGAAGGCCTGACCGAGGCGATCGTCGCCGTGTACGGCGAGTGGGCGCGGGAGATCGCGGTCGTGCGGCTGGTCGGGGTGCCGTCGAACCGGTGGGGCATCGGGGGCAAGCCGGCGTCCGCGCCCGCGCCGTCGGTGATCTTCGGCATCCGGGAAGCGGCGTTCGAGCGCCCGGACGCGGACGCCATCGTGGCCCGGCTGGTGGCCGGGGTGACCGACGCGATCGTGGCGGTGTTCGGGGAGCGCGTGCGAGCCGGGCTGACTGTGGAGCTGGTGGGGACACCGGCTGGGCGGACGGGTGTCGGCGGGGTGGTCGCCGCCTAG
- a CDS encoding AAA family ATPase yields MKVNSPEELATELDRVGYLADEGVATAAFLALRMQRPLFCEGEPGTGKTSLAVSLSEALGLPLVRLQCHEGIDAAQALYEWDFPRQLLHLRALEAGREHLDVEAAEQSLFTERFLLARPLLRALKESPCVLLVDEIDRADDEFEAFLLQLLDENAVTIPEFGEIRAVQPPLVLLTSNRTREVHDALKRRCLYHWLEHPDLAREVAILRRRLPGVGERLATQVAAAVRRLRELELLKPPGIAESLDWAQALLALNRTELDAEIAARTLGAVLKYSEDLDRVRAKLDTVLA; encoded by the coding sequence GTGAAGGTCAACTCACCCGAAGAGCTGGCGACGGAGCTGGACCGGGTCGGCTACCTCGCCGACGAGGGCGTCGCCACCGCCGCGTTCCTGGCGTTGCGCATGCAGCGCCCGCTGTTCTGCGAAGGCGAACCCGGCACGGGGAAGACCTCGCTGGCCGTGTCGCTGTCGGAAGCGCTCGGCCTGCCGCTGGTGCGGTTGCAGTGCCACGAGGGCATCGACGCGGCGCAGGCGCTGTACGAATGGGACTTCCCGCGCCAGCTGCTGCACCTGCGCGCGCTGGAAGCCGGCCGCGAGCACCTGGACGTCGAAGCCGCGGAGCAGTCGCTGTTCACCGAGCGGTTCCTGCTGGCCCGGCCGTTGCTGCGGGCGCTGAAGGAGTCGCCGTGTGTGCTGCTGGTCGACGAGATCGACCGCGCCGACGACGAGTTCGAGGCGTTCCTGCTGCAACTGCTCGACGAGAACGCCGTGACGATCCCGGAGTTCGGCGAGATCCGCGCCGTGCAGCCGCCGCTGGTGCTGCTGACCTCCAACCGGACCCGCGAGGTGCACGACGCGCTGAAGCGACGCTGCCTCTACCACTGGCTGGAGCACCCCGACCTGGCCCGCGAGGTCGCCATCCTGCGCCGTAGGCTGCCCGGGGTCGGCGAACGGCTCGCGACGCAGGTGGCCGCGGCCGTCCGCCGGCTGCGTGAGCTGGAGCTGCTGAAACCGCCGGGCATCGCCGAGTCGCTGGACTGGGCGCAGGCGCTGCTGGCGCTCAACCGCACCGAACTCGACGCGGAGATCGCAGCCCGGACCCTCGGCGCGGTGCTCAAGTACTCCGAGGACCTCGACCGCGTCCGGGCCAAACTCGACACGGTGCTGGCATAG
- a CDS encoding class I SAM-dependent DNA methyltransferase translates to MTRAAYDTVAVDYAKLLEGLLEQTPEDLAMLRLFADYVRRDGGQVADIGCGTGRVTTYLDSLGVPVFGIDLSPGMLAEARRRYPHLRFEVGSMSDLALEDASLGGILAFYSIIHTPPELLPEVFAEFARVLAPGGHLMVAFQVGDERKRLEQAYGHTVSYDAYRLPPDRITELLADAGLPVTARLIREPAFEYETTPQAYLLAHRPR, encoded by the coding sequence ATGACCCGCGCCGCCTACGACACCGTGGCGGTCGACTACGCGAAACTCCTCGAAGGCCTCCTGGAGCAGACTCCGGAGGACCTGGCGATGTTGCGGCTCTTCGCCGACTACGTGCGCCGGGACGGCGGGCAGGTGGCGGACATCGGGTGCGGCACGGGGCGGGTTACGACGTACCTGGATTCACTGGGGGTTCCGGTGTTCGGCATCGACCTGTCGCCTGGCATGCTGGCGGAGGCGCGGCGGCGCTACCCGCACCTGCGGTTCGAGGTCGGCTCCATGTCCGACCTGGCATTGGAGGACGCCAGCCTGGGCGGGATCCTCGCGTTCTACTCGATCATCCACACGCCGCCGGAGCTGCTGCCGGAGGTGTTCGCGGAGTTCGCGCGGGTCCTCGCGCCGGGCGGGCACCTGATGGTGGCGTTCCAGGTCGGCGACGAGCGCAAGCGCCTCGAACAGGCTTACGGGCACACGGTTTCCTACGACGCGTACCGCCTGCCGCCGGACCGCATCACGGAACTGCTGGCGGACGCCGGGCTCCCGGTGACCGCGCGGCTGATCCGCGAGCCCGCGTTCGAGTACGAGACGACTCCGCAGGCGTACCTGCTCGCGCACCGCCCGCGCTGA
- a CDS encoding TetR/AcrR family transcriptional regulator: MGLREEKKQATRRHISDVATGLFAVKGFDNVTVAEVAEAAGVSKMTVFNYFPRKEDLFLDRHADRLRELERVVRERPAGQDVVTALRRYHHELVRQRHPLSGTRPGTAGFLSILRASPALVTRTYEQSREIAAMLADVLTEETGDPVEARLTANLLTAAIDSIYERATSRLLDGDDPDDVHRDQPAVIDRAFDLLQHGLDGAKPPRSRRGSAAGSAG; the protein is encoded by the coding sequence GTGGGACTGCGCGAAGAGAAGAAGCAGGCCACGCGACGGCACATCTCCGACGTCGCGACCGGCCTGTTCGCCGTCAAAGGCTTCGACAACGTGACCGTCGCCGAGGTCGCGGAGGCCGCCGGCGTCTCCAAAATGACCGTGTTCAACTACTTCCCACGCAAGGAGGACCTGTTCCTCGACCGGCACGCCGACCGGCTCCGCGAACTGGAGCGGGTCGTCCGGGAGCGGCCCGCCGGACAGGACGTGGTGACGGCGCTGCGGCGGTACCACCACGAACTGGTGCGGCAACGCCATCCGCTGTCCGGGACGCGGCCGGGGACGGCGGGCTTCCTGTCGATCCTGCGCGCCAGTCCCGCGCTGGTCACGCGCACCTACGAGCAGTCCCGCGAGATCGCCGCGATGCTGGCGGACGTGCTGACCGAGGAGACCGGCGACCCGGTGGAAGCGCGGCTGACGGCGAACCTGCTGACCGCCGCGATCGACTCGATCTACGAGCGGGCGACCAGCCGCCTGCTGGACGGCGACGACCCCGACGACGTGCACCGGGACCAGCCCGCGGTGATCGACCGGGCCTTCGACCTGCTGCAGCACGGCCTCGACGGGGCGAAGCCGCCGCGATCACGTCGCGGGAGCGCAGCGGGATCAGCCGGGTGA
- a CDS encoding FAD-dependent monooxygenase: MDFDVVISGGGPTGLMLAGELRLGGLDVLVVERRTEIDPTLKAGSINLATGEALYRRGLLERLEHETRQGMAQVKAMLSRAKSAPPPIAGHFAGIMVGLDLVDFADPAFRDAGPAANLQLVGQQTVEKVLEEHATGLGAVVRRGAEVTGFEADDDGVTVFVGGERVRAGWLVGCDGGRSLVRKLAGFDFPGTDPEITGRQALADLDGTEALGLGWRRTGTGVYVHGPLPGRILTVEFDGPPADRTSPVTVAELQDSIRRVSGVDVTVRSIRSATRFTDNARQATTYRKGRVLLAGDAAHVHSPFGGQGLNLGIGDAVNLGWKLAATVRGDAPDGLLDTYLVERHPIGEWVLEWTRAQIAAMRPDRHAKALRSVLTDLLTTGDGATYLAKKLSGVLHRYPVDSDHELAGKSAPDFEFTDGSRLADHCRDGRAVLIGARIDDERVRVAPGEVVGRPGLKALIRPDGHVAWAAGDGGTAGLEKAFATWFGTRTPSHRIFA; the protein is encoded by the coding sequence ATGGACTTCGACGTGGTGATCTCCGGGGGCGGACCGACCGGCCTGATGCTGGCGGGCGAGTTGCGGCTCGGCGGGCTCGACGTGCTGGTCGTGGAGCGGCGGACCGAGATCGATCCGACCCTCAAGGCGGGCTCGATCAACCTCGCGACGGGTGAGGCGCTCTACCGGCGCGGCCTGCTGGAGCGGCTCGAGCACGAGACGCGGCAGGGCATGGCGCAGGTGAAAGCGATGCTGTCGCGGGCGAAGTCGGCGCCGCCGCCGATCGCCGGGCACTTCGCCGGGATCATGGTCGGCCTCGACCTGGTCGACTTCGCCGATCCCGCGTTCCGGGACGCGGGCCCGGCCGCCAACCTGCAGCTGGTGGGCCAGCAGACGGTGGAGAAGGTGCTGGAGGAGCACGCGACCGGCCTGGGGGCGGTCGTGCGCCGGGGCGCCGAGGTCACCGGATTCGAGGCGGACGACGACGGTGTGACGGTCTTCGTCGGCGGCGAGCGGGTCCGCGCGGGCTGGCTCGTCGGCTGCGACGGTGGCCGCAGCCTGGTGCGCAAGCTGGCCGGGTTCGATTTCCCCGGCACCGATCCGGAGATCACCGGGCGTCAGGCGCTGGCCGACCTGGACGGCACCGAGGCGCTCGGGCTGGGCTGGCGCCGCACCGGCACCGGCGTCTACGTGCACGGCCCGCTGCCGGGGCGGATCCTGACCGTCGAGTTCGACGGCCCGCCCGCGGACCGCACCTCGCCGGTCACGGTCGCCGAGCTGCAGGACAGCATCCGGCGCGTGTCCGGAGTGGACGTCACGGTCAGGTCGATCCGCAGCGCCACGCGGTTCACCGACAACGCCCGCCAGGCCACCACCTACCGCAAGGGCCGGGTGCTGCTCGCCGGCGACGCGGCGCACGTCCACTCGCCGTTCGGCGGGCAGGGCCTCAACCTCGGCATCGGCGACGCGGTCAACCTCGGCTGGAAACTCGCCGCGACCGTCCGCGGCGACGCGCCGGACGGGCTGCTCGACACCTACCTGGTGGAACGGCACCCGATCGGCGAGTGGGTGCTGGAGTGGACGCGCGCGCAGATCGCGGCGATGCGGCCCGATCGGCACGCCAAGGCCCTGCGCTCGGTGCTCACTGACCTGCTCACCACCGGCGACGGGGCGACGTACCTGGCGAAGAAGCTGTCCGGGGTGCTGCACCGGTACCCGGTCGACAGCGATCACGAGCTGGCGGGCAAGAGCGCACCGGACTTCGAGTTCACCGACGGCAGCCGTCTCGCCGACCACTGCCGCGACGGCCGGGCCGTGCTGATCGGCGCGCGGATCGACGACGAGCGGGTCCGCGTGGCGCCGGGCGAAGTCGTCGGGCGGCCTGGTCTCAAGGCTCTGATCAGGCCCGACGGTCACGTCGCGTGGGCGGCCGGGGACGGCGGCACGGCCGGTCTGGAGAAGGCGTTCGCGACCTGGTTCGGCACGCGGACCCCCTCACATCGGATTTTCGCGTAA